The following proteins come from a genomic window of Pseudomonas sp. WJP1:
- the pyrE gene encoding orotate phosphoribosyltransferase yields the protein MQAYQRDFIRFAIDRGVLRFGEFTLKSGRTSPYFFNAGLFNSGSALAQLGRFYAAAIAESGIAFDVLFGPAYKGIPLAATTAVALAEHHGRDLPWCFNRKEAKAHGEGGSLVGAPLTGDVLIIDDVITAGTAIREVMQIIASQDGAKAAGVLIALNRQERGNGELSAIQEVERDFGIPVISIVSLNQVLEFLADDPQLKQHLPAVEAYRAQFGV from the coding sequence ATGCAAGCGTATCAGCGCGATTTCATTCGTTTTGCCATCGATCGCGGCGTTTTGCGCTTCGGTGAGTTCACCCTGAAGTCCGGGCGCACCAGTCCTTACTTCTTCAATGCGGGCCTTTTCAACTCGGGTTCGGCCCTGGCGCAGCTGGGTCGTTTCTACGCCGCAGCCATTGCCGAAAGCGGCATTGCCTTCGATGTCCTGTTCGGCCCGGCCTACAAAGGGATCCCTTTGGCGGCGACCACTGCAGTGGCATTGGCCGAGCATCACGGTCGTGACCTGCCATGGTGCTTCAACCGCAAGGAAGCCAAGGCGCACGGTGAAGGCGGCAGCCTGGTCGGCGCTCCGCTGACCGGCGATGTGCTGATTATCGACGACGTGATTACAGCTGGCACCGCGATCCGTGAAGTGATGCAGATCATCGCTTCCCAGGACGGCGCCAAGGCAGCCGGCGTGCTGATCGCCCTGAACCGTCAGGAGCGTGGTAACGGTGAGTTGTCGGCAATCCAGGAAGTGGAGCGTGATTTCGGTATTCCGGTGATCAGCATCGTTTCGCTGAACCAGGTGCTTGAATTCCTCGCCGACGATCCGCAACTCAAGCAGCACCTGCCTGCTGTGGAAGCCTACCGCGCCCAATTCGGCGTGTAA
- the argB gene encoding acetylglutamate kinase: protein MTLEREAAANTAKVLSEALPYIRRYVGKTLVIKYGGNAMESEELKTGFARDIVLMKAVGINPVVVHGGGPQIGDLLKRLSIESHFVDGMRVTDAATMDVVEMVLGGQVNKDIVNLINRHGGSAIGLTGKDAELIRAKKLTVTRQTPEMTTPEIIDIGHVGEVVGINTDLLNLLVKGDFIPVIAPIGVGANGESYNINADLVAGKVAEALKAEKLMLLTNIAGLMDKSGTVLTGLTTQQVDDLIADGTIYGGMLPKIRCALEAVQGGVGSSLIIDGRVPNAILLEIFTDTGVGTLISNRKRP, encoded by the coding sequence ATGACCCTCGAACGCGAAGCCGCCGCCAACACCGCCAAGGTCCTGTCCGAAGCGCTGCCTTACATTCGCCGCTATGTCGGCAAGACACTGGTGATCAAATACGGCGGCAACGCGATGGAAAGCGAGGAGCTGAAAACCGGCTTCGCCCGCGACATCGTGCTGATGAAGGCCGTAGGTATCAACCCGGTCGTGGTTCACGGCGGCGGCCCGCAAATCGGTGATCTGCTCAAGCGCCTGTCGATCGAGAGCCACTTCGTCGACGGCATGCGCGTTACCGATGCCGCGACCATGGACGTGGTCGAGATGGTCCTCGGTGGCCAGGTCAACAAGGACATCGTCAACCTGATCAACCGTCACGGCGGCAGCGCCATCGGCCTGACCGGCAAGGACGCCGAGCTGATTCGTGCGAAGAAACTCACCGTCACCCGCCAGACGCCAGAGATGACCACCCCGGAAATCATCGACATCGGCCATGTCGGCGAAGTCGTCGGCATCAACACCGATCTGCTGAACCTGCTGGTCAAAGGTGATTTCATCCCGGTGATCGCGCCAATCGGCGTTGGCGCCAATGGCGAGTCGTACAACATCAACGCCGACCTGGTGGCCGGCAAGGTGGCCGAGGCGCTGAAAGCCGAGAAACTGATGTTGCTGACCAACATTGCGGGCCTGATGGACAAGTCGGGCACGGTTCTGACCGGCCTGACCACCCAGCAGGTCGACGACCTGATCGCCGACGGCACCATCTATGGCGGCATGCTGCCAAAGATCCGCTGCGCACTGGAAGCGGTCCAGGGCGGTGTGGGCAGCTCGTTGATCATTGATGGCCGGGTACCGAATGCGATTCTGCTGGAAATCTTCACCGATACCGGTGTGGGCACCCTGATCAGCAATCGCAAGCGTCCATAA